The following coding sequences are from one Alphaproteobacteria bacterium window:
- a CDS encoding ABC transporter ATP-binding protein has product MTDVLDRPGASGSRTGGPVLEINDLSISYFIRAGEVPAVTDFNLKLQPGESYGLVGESGCGKTTVAMAIMQYLGLNGRVVNGEILFEGQDLATAPAEELRRIRGARLSMVYQDPQTALNPSMTVGRQLMEVPIRHENVSREEAYDRVAAMLDEVRMPDPKSVMRRFPHQISGGQKQRVVIAMALLSNPSLLLLDEPTTGLDVTIEAAVVDLIAELREKHNTSLLYISHNLGLITKVCDRVGVMYSGELVEEGKIRDVFKKTRHPYTMGLFNCIPSISSVGRQTKLTPIPGQVPLPNQRPPGCTFGPRCHAFRAGTCDQNVIRIEGVADDPGHSVRCIRWREVDPIAKEPMPRANLESAETVVSVEDMSKFYEQRDFSMKAMLSGRTRNYVKANEDMDFEARRGQTLAIVGESGCGKSTFAKVLTGIEEATAGAIQLRGENIAVVPVRKRGRELIRSIQMVFQNPDSTLNPSHSVGWAISRALTKLAGPDESSGEGRRRKVLDLLDIVRLNHQFIGRKPRQLSGGQKQRVAIARAFAGNPEIVIADEPVSALDASVQAAVINLLREMQEQYNTTVLLISHDLGLVRYLADHVVVMYMGRVMEYGPVEDIFEPPYHPYTEALLSAVPVPDPDLQQTRIRLEGEIPSGFNPPPGCRFASRCPRKVGAICDTTLPPMVTASPGHTIACHIPLDELNKVEPIFNFGGAEGDGDTARH; this is encoded by the coding sequence ATGACCGACGTTCTTGACCGACCCGGAGCATCTGGCTCGCGTACCGGCGGACCCGTCCTGGAGATCAATGACCTGTCGATCTCCTACTTCATCCGCGCCGGCGAAGTGCCGGCCGTGACCGACTTCAACCTCAAGCTGCAGCCGGGCGAGAGCTATGGCCTGGTCGGCGAATCCGGCTGCGGCAAGACCACCGTCGCCATGGCGATCATGCAGTATCTGGGCCTTAACGGCCGGGTGGTGAATGGTGAGATCCTGTTCGAAGGCCAGGACCTGGCGACGGCGCCGGCGGAAGAGCTGCGGCGTATCCGCGGCGCCCGTCTGTCCATGGTCTATCAGGATCCGCAGACCGCGTTGAACCCGTCCATGACCGTTGGCCGGCAGTTGATGGAAGTGCCCATCCGCCACGAGAACGTGTCGCGGGAAGAGGCCTATGACCGCGTCGCCGCCATGCTGGACGAAGTGCGTATGCCCGATCCCAAATCGGTCATGCGGCGTTTTCCGCACCAGATTTCCGGCGGTCAGAAGCAGCGCGTGGTCATTGCCATGGCACTTTTGTCCAACCCGTCGCTGCTGTTGCTGGACGAACCGACCACCGGACTGGACGTGACCATCGAGGCCGCAGTGGTCGACCTCATCGCCGAACTGCGCGAAAAGCACAACACGTCGCTGCTATACATTTCCCACAACCTGGGTCTGATCACCAAGGTCTGTGACCGGGTCGGCGTGATGTATTCGGGCGAGCTGGTGGAAGAGGGCAAGATCCGTGACGTCTTCAAGAAGACGCGCCATCCCTACACCATGGGTCTGTTCAACTGTATCCCGTCCATTTCCTCGGTTGGCCGGCAGACCAAGCTGACGCCGATCCCGGGTCAGGTGCCGCTGCCCAACCAGCGGCCGCCGGGCTGCACCTTCGGGCCGCGCTGTCACGCCTTCCGCGCTGGCACCTGCGACCAGAATGTGATCCGGATCGAGGGTGTAGCCGACGATCCGGGCCATTCGGTCCGCTGCATCCGCTGGCGGGAGGTGGACCCGATCGCCAAGGAGCCCATGCCACGGGCCAATCTGGAGTCGGCCGAGACCGTCGTCTCGGTCGAGGACATGTCCAAGTTCTACGAGCAGCGTGACTTCAGCATGAAAGCCATGCTGTCCGGTCGTACGCGCAACTATGTCAAAGCCAATGAGGACATGGATTTCGAGGCGCGGCGCGGTCAGACTCTGGCCATCGTTGGCGAGTCCGGCTGTGGCAAGTCCACCTTTGCAAAGGTGCTGACCGGCATCGAGGAAGCGACGGCGGGAGCCATTCAACTGCGCGGCGAGAACATTGCCGTGGTGCCGGTGCGCAAGCGCGGCCGCGAACTGATCCGCTCCATCCAGATGGTGTTCCAGAACCCGGATTCGACGCTGAACCCGTCGCACTCCGTCGGCTGGGCGATTTCACGGGCGCTGACCAAGCTGGCCGGGCCGGATGAAAGCTCAGGCGAGGGGCGGCGGCGCAAGGTGCTGGACCTGCTGGACATCGTCCGCCTGAACCACCAGTTCATCGGCCGTAAGCCCCGTCAGTTGTCTGGTGGCCAGAAGCAGCGCGTCGCCATCGCCCGCGCCTTTGCCGGCAATCCGGAGATCGTTATCGCCGACGAACCGGTATCGGCGCTGGACGCCTCGGTACAGGCCGCGGTCATCAACCTGCTGCGGGAAATGCAGGAGCAGTACAACACCACGGTCCTGCTGATCAGCCACGATCTGGGTCTGGTTCGTTACCTGGCCGATCATGTGGTGGTCATGTATATGGGACGGGTGATGGAGTACGGCCCGGTCGAGGACATTTTCGAGCCGCCCTATCATCCCTATACAGAAGCCCTGCTGTCGGCGGTGCCGGTGCCGGACCCGGATCTGCAGCAGACCCGCATCCGTCTTGAGGGTGAGATCCCGTCGGGCTTCAACCCGCCGCCGGGCTGCCGCTTCGCCTCGCGCTGCCCGCGCAAGGTCGGCGCCATCTGCGACACCACGCTGCCGCCGATGGTGACGGCATCGCCGGGCCACACCATCGCCTGTCACATACCGCTGGACGAGCTGAACAAGGTGGAGCCGATCTTCAATTTCGGCGGCGCGGAGGGTGACGGCGACACGGCCAGACACTGA
- a CDS encoding aromatic amino acid lyase, whose translation MTITLDSRKDFTLANYARVAAGEGVAFSDGARQRMSDERARFIALLDSDRSQFIYGTTSGGGPDAKNAIPADEQRKRSAWKPESATGAGFGGEPLPESVVRGIVFARLANYVEGHAKSRPVMAERVAALLDEPMAEVPSGGQVGPGEVLPLAFVTARLWGDDLEEGEPMALINGSPVSAALAADTALLATPRLALAEEVFALSVEAFNAPLDAYDPALDDLWGDPFEGRALVSLRRLLTGVSTEGRRPYQAPVGWRILPRVLGQAWRAVDGVTRAAEVSLASVTDNPVLVPADHDHPHGRALSNGGYHNAMATPALDTLSQSWADLASLADRQTTKMHAGPTSLLPAMLKPAGSPGFGTAILAMAAIGFVEDARHAAQRTLLPGSEGGGFGQNDVASPTMQAWRKERQAAAALEATLACLAIAASQALAVTGRTAPPALDSLVSLVRRHFPPVAAATEGRRFGPEAAALTAAFRDRIAGPAGTSAES comes from the coding sequence ATGACCATCACCCTGGACAGCCGCAAGGACTTTACCCTGGCCAACTATGCGCGGGTGGCGGCCGGCGAGGGTGTGGCGTTCAGCGATGGGGCGCGGCAGCGCATGAGCGACGAGCGGGCGCGTTTCATCGCCCTGCTGGACAGTGATCGCAGCCAATTCATCTATGGCACCACGTCGGGCGGCGGGCCGGATGCCAAGAACGCAATTCCGGCGGACGAGCAGCGCAAGCGCTCCGCCTGGAAGCCTGAATCCGCGACCGGCGCCGGATTTGGCGGCGAGCCCCTGCCGGAGTCGGTGGTGCGCGGCATCGTCTTCGCGCGATTGGCCAACTATGTGGAGGGCCATGCCAAGAGCCGGCCGGTGATGGCCGAACGGGTGGCGGCGCTGCTGGACGAGCCCATGGCCGAGGTGCCGTCGGGCGGCCAGGTGGGCCCCGGCGAGGTCCTGCCGCTGGCCTTTGTCACGGCCAGGCTGTGGGGCGATGACCTTGAAGAGGGCGAGCCCATGGCCCTGATCAACGGTTCGCCGGTGTCGGCCGCTCTGGCTGCGGATACGGCCTTGCTGGCGACGCCGCGCCTGGCCCTGGCGGAGGAAGTGTTCGCCCTGTCGGTGGAAGCCTTCAATGCGCCGCTCGACGCCTATGACCCGGCGCTGGACGATCTGTGGGGCGACCCCTTCGAGGGCCGCGCGCTGGTGTCTCTGCGCCGTCTGCTGACCGGTGTCAGCACAGAGGGCCGGCGGCCATATCAGGCGCCGGTCGGCTGGCGCATCCTGCCGCGGGTGCTGGGCCAGGCGTGGCGGGCGGTGGACGGCGTGACCCGGGCGGCGGAAGTGAGCCTCGCCTCGGTCACCGACAATCCCGTGCTGGTGCCGGCAGACCATGATCATCCGCACGGCCGGGCGCTGTCGAACGGCGGCTATCACAACGCCATGGCGACGCCGGCGTTGGACACCCTGAGCCAGAGCTGGGCCGACCTGGCGAGCCTGGCCGACCGCCAGACCACCAAAATGCACGCCGGCCCCACCTCGCTGTTGCCGGCCATGCTGAAGCCGGCCGGCAGTCCGGGCTTTGGCACGGCTATCCTGGCCATGGCGGCCATCGGCTTCGTCGAGGACGCGCGCCATGCGGCGCAGCGAACCTTGCTGCCGGGCAGCGAAGGCGGCGGCTTCGGCCAGAACGACGTGGCCTCGCCGACCATGCAGGCGTGGCGCAAGGAGCGGCAGGCCGCCGCCGCGCTGGAAGCGACGCTGGCCTGTCTCGCCATCGCCGCCAGCCAGGCGCTGGCGGTGACCGGCCGCACCGCGCCACCGGCGCTGGATAGCCTGGTGAGTCTGGTGCGCCGGCATTTCCCGCCGGTGGCGGCAGCTACCGAAGGGCGCCGTTTTGGCCCGGAGGCGGCGGCGCTGACGGCGGCGTTCAGGGATCGAATCGCCGGCCCGGCGGGCACCAGCGCAGAGTCCTGA
- a CDS encoding class I SAM-dependent methyltransferase, translating into MAGTPPEFTLQQSYYARTAGHYDDWHASDEGEHDLALAVLIGWARHAGVRSILDVGSGTGRALRRIKAELPGIRVLGIEPSEDLRRIGHAQHDLTETELVAGDALALAQADGAFDLVCAFGALHHIRDASRAIDEMLRVADRAIFLSDNNNYGMGPPGARLAKRWLWRLGLWPAVVWLKTRGKGWHYSEGDGIYYSYSLFSDIDRIRRACRAVHVMNTDGDGAIAIHDAGHVAVLGLKR; encoded by the coding sequence ATGGCGGGAACCCCGCCCGAATTTACCTTGCAGCAGAGCTACTATGCCCGCACCGCGGGCCACTATGATGACTGGCACGCCAGTGACGAGGGCGAGCATGACCTGGCCCTCGCGGTGCTGATCGGCTGGGCGCGTCACGCCGGCGTGCGGTCCATTCTCGATGTGGGCAGCGGTACCGGGCGCGCCCTGCGACGTATCAAGGCGGAACTTCCCGGCATCAGAGTACTGGGTATCGAGCCGTCGGAAGACCTGCGGCGCATCGGCCACGCGCAGCACGACCTGACTGAAACAGAACTTGTCGCCGGCGACGCTCTCGCGCTGGCGCAGGCCGATGGCGCGTTCGATCTGGTCTGTGCCTTCGGTGCATTGCACCATATCCGCGATGCCTCTCGCGCCATTGACGAAATGCTGCGGGTCGCCGATCGCGCGATCTTTCTCTCCGACAACAACAATTATGGCATGGGGCCCCCCGGGGCCCGTCTTGCCAAGCGCTGGCTGTGGCGGCTTGGTTTGTGGCCGGCGGTGGTGTGGCTCAAGACCCGCGGCAAAGGCTGGCACTACTCCGAGGGCGACGGGATTTACTATTCCTATTCTCTGTTCAGCGACATTGACCGCATCCGTCGCGCCTGCCGCGCTGTTCATGTGATGAACACCGACGGCGATGGCGCCATCGCCATACACGATGCCGGCCATGTGGCGGTCCTTGGGCTGAAGCGCTGA
- a CDS encoding ABC transporter permease, with the protein MAYFVVKRLGQLLVVMWACSFILFVLTAASPARVEVNILGQFAVQAQYEILRETLRLDDPLLVRYTRWMGQIAGLSPHPLTDPKLNEAIAGVEDLRGRGAGARTDLGLEDSRGEQYFLNFGYSMETRQPVNDFVWNRLGNTAMLAGFAFVMIVPISLIIGVFAGMKEGSLLDRTLSMSSVVTTSIPEFASAVFLLVIFVFTLRVLPGTSPLVDFTDWSLLQQLILPAAVLVLYDIGYVARIVRGSMVEVMTQPYIRTAILKGLKYREVITRHALRNAMIAPFTVLLLQISWLLTGVVVTEVVFAYPGLGRTVLQAALFNDIEVLQATTLIAVIIAVGTQFVGDIGYMILNPRIRLT; encoded by the coding sequence ATGGCTTATTTCGTCGTCAAGCGTCTCGGGCAGTTGCTGGTCGTCATGTGGGCGTGCAGCTTCATCCTGTTTGTGCTCACCGCCGCATCGCCGGCGCGGGTCGAGGTCAATATCCTTGGCCAGTTCGCCGTCCAGGCGCAGTATGAGATTCTGCGGGAAACCCTGCGGCTCGATGATCCCCTGCTGGTGCGCTACACCCGCTGGATGGGGCAGATCGCCGGTCTCAGCCCACATCCGCTGACCGATCCGAAACTGAACGAGGCCATCGCCGGGGTGGAAGACTTGCGCGGCCGTGGCGCCGGCGCGCGAACCGACCTGGGTCTTGAGGACTCACGCGGTGAGCAGTACTTCCTCAACTTCGGCTATTCCATGGAGACGCGGCAACCGGTCAACGACTTCGTCTGGAACCGTCTGGGCAATACGGCCATGCTGGCCGGGTTCGCCTTTGTCATGATCGTTCCCATATCCCTGATCATCGGCGTTTTCGCCGGCATGAAAGAGGGCAGCCTGCTTGACCGCACCCTGTCCATGTCCTCGGTGGTGACCACCTCGATCCCAGAATTCGCCTCGGCGGTCTTCCTGCTGGTCATCTTTGTCTTCACGCTGCGGGTGCTGCCGGGCACCAGTCCGCTGGTGGATTTCACGGACTGGTCTCTGCTGCAGCAGCTTATCCTGCCGGCCGCCGTGCTGGTGTTGTATGACATCGGCTATGTGGCGCGCATCGTTCGCGGCTCCATGGTCGAGGTGATGACCCAGCCCTATATCCGCACGGCGATTCTCAAGGGGCTGAAGTATCGCGAAGTGATCACCCGCCATGCCCTGCGCAATGCGATGATCGCCCCCTTCACGGTGCTGCTGTTGCAGATTAGCTGGTTGCTGACCGGTGTCGTGGTCACCGAAGTGGTGTTCGCCTATCCCGGTCTCGGCCGCACCGTCCTGCAGGCGGCCCTGTTCAACGATATCGAGGTTCTGCAGGCGACCACCCTGATTGCGGTCATCATCGCCGTTGGCACCCAGTTCGTGGGTGACATCGGCTACATGATTCTGAACCCGCGCATCCGGCTGACCTAG
- a CDS encoding rhomboid family intramembrane serine protease, translated as MFRASGQPRRLRSGPPVFNLPPVTKGLAIGLLAIHLLLHVLLPHLLGPAVEWLAFSPAAFLAQFQPDHSGRTSLHEWGTLLSHMALHADWPHVILNTGFLLAIGSAVERAIGRPAFVLFLAITGAAGALTLTALVGPAPVIVIGASGAVYGCLGAATRLYAWRLGGLKAAAGFVAVLLILNVLLGFVGFGDTAGSAIAWQAHLGGFIAGLVLILALPRRVAPG; from the coding sequence GTGTTCCGCGCTTCCGGCCAGCCGCGCCGCCTCCGGTCCGGCCCGCCCGTCTTCAACCTGCCGCCGGTCACCAAGGGGCTGGCCATCGGCCTGCTGGCCATCCATCTGCTTCTCCATGTGCTGCTGCCCCATCTCCTGGGGCCGGCCGTGGAATGGCTGGCCTTCAGTCCGGCGGCCTTCCTGGCGCAGTTTCAGCCCGACCACAGCGGCCGCACCAGCCTGCACGAATGGGGGACCCTGCTGAGCCACATGGCGCTGCACGCGGACTGGCCCCATGTCATTCTCAATACCGGCTTTCTGCTGGCCATCGGCAGCGCCGTCGAACGCGCCATCGGTCGCCCTGCCTTTGTCCTGTTCCTGGCGATCACCGGTGCCGCCGGCGCGCTCACCCTGACCGCCCTGGTCGGCCCCGCGCCGGTTATCGTCATCGGCGCGTCCGGTGCGGTCTATGGCTGCCTCGGCGCCGCCACCCGGCTCTACGCCTGGCGGCTTGGCGGGCTGAAGGCGGCGGCCGGCTTCGTCGCCGTTTTGCTGATCCTCAATGTGCTGCTGGGCTTTGTCGGCTTCGGCGACACCGCCGGCAGCGCCATCGCCTGGCAGGCCCACCTTGGCGGATTCATCGCCGGCCTCGTGCTCATTCTGGCCCTGCCACGGCGCGTCGCGCCGGGCTGA
- a CDS encoding adenylate/guanylate cyclase domain-containing protein, with translation MERRLAAVLAADMAGYSRMMEADEAGTLARLRAHRIELIDPAIAKNKGNIIKTTGDCMLVEFQSVVDALKSAIEIQERMRRRNADVPKERRIEFRIGINLGDIIFEDGDIFGDGVNIAARIESLAEAGGISVTAAVHQQVAGRTGAVFEDLGDKTLKNISRPVHVFSVAIDSLKIEAGAGNDSKSQSVVKPSIAVLPFSNMSGDPEQEFFVDGLTEDILTELSRRHELFVISRNSTFVYKGQAVNVREIAQKLGAQYLVEGSVRKAGNRLRITVQLIDAASDAHVWAERYDRELDDIFSVQDEITTAIVATLPGRVEAAQHDQLSRKTPSSLAAYECLLAAKVLHHRSTRADNTEALKLADRAVAMDPEYAHARAWRGCILGQAWGYGWCEDRDATFAEVRTELEKALALDDNDADVHRIFAAGSIVMNDLDKARYHQERALSLNPNYDLVVVQMGELQTWLGNSEEGITWIQKAMQLNPHHPPRFWSHLGIAKFGAKDYAGSIESFTHLSPMAVLQHVFVAAGYGWLGDSTAAGAHLQKIRALDPSFEIEAFCSTLHYAKQSDCQHLRDGLSKAGY, from the coding sequence ATGGAACGACGACTTGCTGCTGTTCTCGCGGCCGACATGGCCGGCTACAGCCGGATGATGGAAGCCGATGAAGCCGGTACGCTTGCGCGGCTACGTGCGCACCGCATCGAACTCATTGATCCTGCAATTGCCAAGAACAAGGGCAATATCATCAAGACGACTGGCGATTGCATGCTGGTCGAGTTTCAGAGTGTTGTCGATGCTTTGAAATCCGCTATCGAAATTCAAGAGCGAATGCGTAGGCGCAATGCAGATGTTCCAAAGGAACGACGCATTGAGTTTAGAATTGGGATCAATCTTGGGGATATTATTTTCGAGGACGGCGATATTTTCGGTGACGGGGTAAATATCGCAGCGAGAATAGAAAGCTTGGCTGAGGCCGGCGGCATTTCCGTTACTGCTGCGGTCCACCAACAAGTGGCCGGCAGAACGGGAGCTGTTTTTGAAGATCTTGGAGACAAGACTCTTAAGAATATTTCGCGACCGGTACATGTATTCAGTGTGGCTATAGATTCACTAAAAATCGAAGCCGGTGCGGGCAACGATTCTAAATCCCAGTCTGTTGTAAAGCCATCAATTGCAGTGTTGCCTTTTTCCAATATGAGCGGCGACCCGGAGCAAGAATTTTTTGTTGACGGCCTTACCGAGGATATTCTGACCGAACTAAGTCGCCGTCATGAATTGTTCGTCATTTCCCGGAACTCGACGTTTGTTTACAAGGGGCAAGCGGTCAATGTCCGCGAGATCGCGCAAAAGCTTGGCGCCCAGTATCTGGTTGAGGGAAGCGTCAGAAAGGCGGGCAACAGACTACGCATCACCGTTCAGCTTATTGATGCCGCTAGCGATGCTCATGTGTGGGCGGAGCGATATGACCGCGAACTTGATGATATTTTCTCCGTCCAGGATGAAATTACCACAGCGATAGTCGCGACCCTGCCGGGGCGAGTCGAGGCTGCCCAGCACGATCAACTTAGTCGAAAGACACCATCAAGCTTGGCGGCATATGAGTGCCTCCTGGCGGCCAAGGTCCTGCATCATCGCAGTACTCGTGCAGACAACACTGAGGCGCTCAAGCTGGCTGATCGGGCGGTCGCAATGGACCCGGAGTATGCCCACGCCCGTGCATGGCGTGGATGTATCCTGGGCCAGGCCTGGGGATACGGATGGTGCGAGGACCGCGACGCAACATTCGCCGAAGTCCGCACGGAACTCGAAAAAGCTCTTGCCTTGGACGATAATGACGCCGATGTGCATCGCATATTCGCCGCCGGCAGCATCGTCATGAACGATCTAGACAAAGCGCGCTACCATCAAGAACGAGCTCTCTCGCTCAATCCAAACTATGACCTTGTTGTCGTTCAGATGGGAGAATTGCAAACGTGGCTCGGCAATTCGGAGGAAGGGATTACTTGGATTCAAAAGGCCATGCAGTTAAATCCCCACCACCCGCCACGATTCTGGAGTCATCTGGGCATCGCCAAATTTGGGGCCAAAGACTATGCAGGGTCTATTGAGTCCTTTACCCACCTCTCACCGATGGCCGTGTTGCAGCATGTCTTCGTGGCCGCTGGCTATGGCTGGCTCGGTGACAGTACTGCAGCCGGCGCCCATCTTCAGAAGATCAGGGCGCTTGATCCAAGCTTTGAAATCGAAGCATTTTGTTCGACGTTGCACTACGCCAAACAGTCCGATTGTCAGCATCTTCGCGATGGGCTATCCAAGGCCGGCTATTGA
- a CDS encoding ABC transporter permease yields the protein MADQTSVNRAGVLAADDAQPAQRLPGWASKTVFGFGLLTESYPAMIGVGLIVFWVLVAIFAGVLAPYSPTESFPGALATTGFSPTPEHWLGLDNLFRDSLSRVLYGARTVLFVTPLAVGTAFIIGCTLGLTSGYYGGWIDDIIQRISDVILAFPLLILYVILISTYGASIQNIVIAIGLGASPGIGRITRGLVLDIREQEYVKAAQIRGESSFFIMLIELLPNARGPLIVDMCLRFGYAIITIGGLGFLGLGLPPPNPDWGSMVSKSINFIPVSPEMAIFPSIAISSLIVGFNLLADGLREIAHRD from the coding sequence ATGGCTGATCAGACCAGTGTGAACCGCGCCGGCGTGCTGGCGGCCGATGATGCCCAGCCGGCGCAGCGCCTGCCCGGTTGGGCCAGCAAGACCGTCTTCGGATTCGGCCTACTGACCGAATCCTATCCCGCCATGATTGGCGTCGGGCTTATTGTCTTCTGGGTGCTGGTGGCGATCTTCGCCGGGGTGCTAGCGCCCTATTCGCCAACCGAGAGCTTCCCCGGCGCGCTGGCCACCACCGGGTTTTCGCCGACGCCGGAGCACTGGCTGGGCCTCGACAATCTGTTCCGCGACAGCCTGTCCCGCGTTCTTTACGGCGCCCGCACGGTCCTGTTCGTCACGCCCCTGGCGGTGGGCACGGCCTTTATCATCGGTTGCACACTGGGTCTGACGTCAGGCTATTACGGTGGCTGGATCGATGACATCATCCAGCGTATCTCTGATGTCATCCTGGCTTTCCCGCTGCTGATTCTCTACGTCATCCTGATCTCCACCTATGGCGCGTCGATACAGAACATCGTCATCGCCATCGGCCTTGGCGCATCACCGGGCATCGGCCGCATTACCCGCGGTCTGGTGCTGGACATCCGCGAGCAGGAATATGTGAAGGCCGCGCAGATCCGTGGTGAGTCCAGTTTCTTCATCATGCTGATCGAGCTGCTGCCCAATGCCCGCGGGCCGCTTATCGTCGATATGTGCCTGCGCTTCGGCTATGCCATCATCACCATCGGCGGCCTGGGCTTTCTGGGCCTTGGCCTGCCGCCGCCCAACCCCGACTGGGGCAGCATGGTGTCGAAGTCGATCAACTTCATTCCGGTCTCGCCGGAGATGGCCATATTCCCGTCCATTGCGATTTCCTCGCTGATTGTCGGCTTCAACCTGCTGGCGGACGGGCTGCGCGAGATTGCCCATCGCGACTAA
- the galE gene encoding UDP-glucose 4-epimerase GalE has translation MPGTPPPAAAVTVLVTGGAGYVGSHAAKALAAAGHRPVVFDTLSRGHARAVRWGPLVQGDIRDGAALDATLAEYRPAAVMHFAALALVGEGESDPATYWDVNVAGTLSLLNAMTRAGLTSLVFSSTCAVYGRPDVAAIAESTPLNPLNTYGRTKLAAESLMTSWHSLGLRHAALRYFNAAGADPTGLIGEAHTPETHLIPLTLDAAAGGAPLAVFGSDYDTPDGTAIRDYVHVDDLATAHVRALDHLLAGGDSLTLNLGSGTGHSVRQVIHAVEQVTGRPVPITAAPRRAGDPPRLVAAAEHAQRILGWTATGSSLTRIVETAWAWHNSRP, from the coding sequence ATGCCCGGAACGCCACCGCCTGCCGCCGCCGTCACGGTTCTGGTCACCGGCGGCGCCGGCTATGTGGGCAGCCACGCGGCCAAGGCCCTGGCCGCGGCCGGTCACCGGCCGGTGGTGTTCGACACCCTGTCGCGTGGCCACGCCCGGGCGGTGCGCTGGGGTCCGCTGGTCCAGGGCGATATCCGCGACGGCGCCGCGCTGGATGCGACACTGGCCGAATACCGCCCGGCCGCGGTCATGCACTTCGCCGCCCTCGCCCTGGTGGGCGAAGGGGAAAGCGACCCGGCCACCTACTGGGACGTCAATGTGGCCGGCACCCTGTCGCTGCTCAACGCCATGACGCGGGCCGGCCTCACCTCTCTCGTCTTCTCCAGCACCTGCGCCGTCTACGGCCGGCCCGACGTGGCGGCCATCGCCGAGTCCACGCCGCTCAATCCGCTCAATACCTATGGCCGCACCAAGCTGGCGGCGGAGTCCCTGATGACGTCGTGGCACAGTCTTGGCCTGCGTCACGCGGCGCTGCGCTATTTCAACGCCGCCGGGGCCGACCCGACTGGCCTTATAGGCGAGGCGCACACGCCCGAAACCCATCTCATTCCCCTGACACTGGACGCGGCCGCCGGTGGCGCGCCGCTCGCGGTTTTCGGCAGCGACTACGACACCCCTGACGGCACCGCCATTCGCGACTATGTGCATGTGGATGATCTGGCCACGGCCCATGTGCGGGCCCTGGACCATCTTCTGGCCGGCGGCGACTCGCTGACCCTCAATCTGGGAAGCGGCACGGGTCATTCGGTGCGCCAGGTGATTCACGCGGTAGAGCAGGTGACCGGCCGGCCGGTTCCGATCACTGCCGCGCCGCGCCGGGCGGGCGATCCGCCGCGGCTGGTGGCCGCCGCCGAACACGCACAAAGAATCCTGGGCTGGACAGCAACCGGCAGCAGCCTGACCCGTATCGTCGAAACCGCCTGGGCCTGGCACAATAGTCGCCCATAG